The Vreelandella piezotolerans genomic interval TCTCTCACCCCACTGGCCGATGTGCCAGCCCTACACTTTCAGCAGGCGAGCTTTACCCACCGCGGCCACGCATTGTTGGTGCCGACCACGCTCACGCTGTCTGGCTGTCAGCGCACGCTCATCATGGGGCCCAACGGAGCGGGTAAAAGCCTATTCATGCGCTTGGCCCACGGGCTGCTCAGCCCAAGTAGCGGCCAAGTCCGTTGGGAGGGCAAGCCGCCGGTGCAGGCCATGGTGTTCCAGCGGCCGGTTCTGCTACGCCGCTCGGTGATCGATAACTTGCGCTATGCGCTGGCCGTCAAAGACGTGCCACGCCCAAAACGCCAAGCGCTCGCCCTACAAGCGTTGGAAAAATTTGGCCTTGCCGCACTGGCCAAGCGCCCTGCCCGGGTGCTGTCGGGCGGCGAACAGCAGCGTCTAACCCTGGCCCGCGCTTGGCTGCTGAACCCCGCCGTGCTGTTTTTGGATGAACCGACCTCGGCCCTCGACCCTGCCGCCATCAAAGCCGTCGAGGACGCGGTCAACGAATTTCACCAGAGCGGCACGCGCATCGTGATGACGACCCACGACTTGCACCAGGCGAAGCGGCTCGCCGATGACGTGCTGTTCATGTATGGCGGACAGGTATTGGAACACACCCCCGCCGAGCGTTTTTTCGACGCCCCGACCTCTTCCCAGGCCAGGGCGTTCATCCGGGGCGAGCTGGTTTGGTAAGCCCCACCCAGCGTTGAACAAGACCCAAAGGAGCAGACCGTGAACAAAACCACCACGCTAATCACCGCCAGCGTATGCACGACCGCCTTGGCCTGGAGCGCTTCGCTACTCGCGGATGACGATTTCATTACGCTCGCCTCTACGACCTCGACCGAAAACTCAGGACTGTTCGACGCCATCATTCCCACCTTCACCGAGGCCACCAGCATCGGTGTGCGCGTGGTGGCCGTCGGCACCGGACAGGCGTTCGAAATCGGCCGCCGTGGTGATGCCGACAGCCTTCTGGTACATGATACGGCAGGCGAGGAGCAGTTCGTGGCGGAAGGTTACGCTACGGAGCGTTTGGACGTGATGTACAACGACTTCGTGATCGTAGGGCCCAGCGACGACCCGGCGGGCATCAGTGACAGCGAGAGCGTCGCCGACGCCTTTGCACGTATCGCCGAGAGCGAATCACCGTTTGCCTCACGCGGCGATGATAGCGGTACGAACCGCGCCGAGCTGCGTTTGTGGGAAGATGCGGGCGTGACGCCCCAAGGCGAGTGGTACCGGGAGCTCGGCAGCGGTATGGGCCCGACATTGAACACCGCTGCGGGTATGGACGCTTACACCTTTACCGACCGTGCCACCTGGGTCGCGTTCGATAATCCGCAAAACCTCACGCTGCTCTTCGAAGGCGACGAGGCGCTGTTCAATCAGTACGGCAGTCTACTGCTCTCGGAGGAGCGTCATCCGCACCTGAAGCACGATTTAGCCGCCCAGTGGCATCAATGGCTGGTCTCTGAGGAAGGCCAGCAGGCGATTGCCGACTTTGAAGTAGACGGCCAACAGTTGTTTTTCCCCAACGCTGAGTAAGCCTATCGACAAAGCGCCAGCCCGCATTGAACGGGCTGGCGCAGGAATCACCCTCGGTTCAACTGGCGATCCACATCTTTTCGACCGAGCGAGTCGCTACTTCTCCCGGCACGTCGACATACCCCCGCACGTTGGCGCGATTGGCCGAAATCGAATCCATATACAGCGGTGCCACGGTGCTACCCTCCTGCTGATAGAGCACCTGAATGTCGTGGTACATCTGACGCCGCGTGGCCTCGTCCTGCTCGCCGCGCGCCGCGATGATCAATTGATCGAGCTGCTCATTGGCCCAGCGCGCTTCGTTCCACGGCGCGTTGGATAAATTGACCATGGAGAGATAGGCATCCGCCGTAGGGCGGCTCGACCAACCGGACGCGCAGAATTCGTGCTGACGCCACACTTCCGACCAATAGCCATCGGCGGGTACGCGATTGACCTCCAGCGGGATGCCTGCGCGCTGGGCCGACTGCTGATACAACTCCGCTGCCGACACCGCCCCTTCGAAGGTCGCGCCATCCGCAGTGCTCAACCGAATGGGCCTGTCCATACCCGATTGGCGCCAATGGTGAAGCGCTTTGTCAGGATCGAAGGCGTGGCTGGGCAGGTCGGTGGTGAAATAGCGGTTGCTGGGGAACAGCGGCGTATCGTTACCTACTTGGCCATAGCCTTGCACCAGCAGATTCAACAGCTGCTCTCGGTCGAGGGCGTATTTCATGGCCAAACGAACGTCTTTGTTATCGAAGGGCGCACGATCAGCCAAGCCAGGAAACGTCACTTGGAAGCTGCCCGAATTACGGTTGATGGTGAGCGATGACGCGCCCTCCAAACGGCTGACGATGCTCGGCGTCACGCGGTTGACGAAGTGCACCGACCCACTCATCAGCGCCGCCACCCGGGCGGTGGCATCGTTGAAGGCGCGGGTTTCGACGCTATCGACGAAGGCACGATCCGACTTCCAGTAGTTGTCGTTGCGCTTGACCAGGGTACGCACACCCGGCTCGAAGCTTTCCAGCACGAACGGCCCGGTGCCGATACCCTCATCGAAATTGGCACCTGCCGGCGTGATGGCAAAGTTTACCTCTCCCAGCAAATACGGCAGATCCATATTGGGGGCAGAGAGCGTCATGACCACGTCGTGGCTGCCACGGGCGGCCAGCTCGGTGATCTGCTCCATGTAGCCCTTCACCGCCGAGGGCGAGTCCTCGGCTCGGTGATGGTTCAGCGAGTAAACCACGTCCTCGGCGGTGAGGGTCTTGCCGTTGTGGAACGTCACCCCTTGCCGCAAGGTAAACACCCAGTGCGTCGCATCCGTCGTCTCCCAAGACTCGGCCAAACCGGGCGCCAGAGACCCGTCATCGTGAAGTTCGGTCAGGGTGTTAAACAGCTGGCGCCCCACATGGTACATGTACTGCTCGAAGTAGTAGGCCGGGTCCAGGCGGTCGCTGCTGGAGGCATTGTCGATCGCCAAAATGAGATGCCCGCCGCGTTGCGGAGTGGCCTCCGTTTGCGCGCTCGCCCAGCGCGGCAGCAGTAGCCCGCCCAAAGCGCTGGCAGACACCGACAGCGCGGCGGAGCGCTGCAGAAACTGGCGCCGGGTCACGCCTGCCAAGTGCCCCTCGGCGGGCACGTCCGTTCCTTTCTTCATGGGGGAGTCGTCCTATGCAATCAATTACGACCAGCGGTCAGTCACGCACCGCCTCGGCCAACTTGGCAATATGCTCGGGGCCAATGCCACAGCAGCCGCCGATCATGCTGGCCCCCGCCGCCTGCCAGCGCTTGGCGAAGTCGGCGTAGGCGTCTGGCCCCAGGTCATCGCGCATATCGCTCACACCGGCGTTGGCGGCGATGCGGTTGCTCTGCGGCACGAAGCTATTGGCGTACACCCCCAAACGCAGCGTGGCCCCTTTGGCGTCCACGGCCGCCTGCGCCTGGCGTAGCGCCTCTTCCATCAACTCGGCTTGGCTACAGTTGAACAGCAGCGCCTCGCCACCCGCCTCGAGCACCGCATTTACTGCCGCCTCCACCCCCTCGCCGGAGCGCAGCGCGCAGGGCAGTTCGCCGTT includes:
- a CDS encoding ATP-binding cassette domain-containing protein, which produces MNAPLTSSSLTPLADVPALHFQQASFTHRGHALLVPTTLTLSGCQRTLIMGPNGAGKSLFMRLAHGLLSPSSGQVRWEGKPPVQAMVFQRPVLLRRSVIDNLRYALAVKDVPRPKRQALALQALEKFGLAALAKRPARVLSGGEQQRLTLARAWLLNPAVLFLDEPTSALDPAAIKAVEDAVNEFHQSGTRIVMTTHDLHQAKRLADDVLFMYGGQVLEHTPAERFFDAPTSSQARAFIRGELVW
- a CDS encoding substrate-binding domain-containing protein, translating into MNKTTTLITASVCTTALAWSASLLADDDFITLASTTSTENSGLFDAIIPTFTEATSIGVRVVAVGTGQAFEIGRRGDADSLLVHDTAGEEQFVAEGYATERLDVMYNDFVIVGPSDDPAGISDSESVADAFARIAESESPFASRGDDSGTNRAELRLWEDAGVTPQGEWYRELGSGMGPTLNTAAGMDAYTFTDRATWVAFDNPQNLTLLFEGDEALFNQYGSLLLSEERHPHLKHDLAAQWHQWLVSEEGQQAIADFEVDGQQLFFPNAE
- a CDS encoding ABC transporter substrate-binding protein, whose product is MKKGTDVPAEGHLAGVTRRQFLQRSAALSVSASALGGLLLPRWASAQTEATPQRGGHLILAIDNASSSDRLDPAYYFEQYMYHVGRQLFNTLTELHDDGSLAPGLAESWETTDATHWVFTLRQGVTFHNGKTLTAEDVVYSLNHHRAEDSPSAVKGYMEQITELAARGSHDVVMTLSAPNMDLPYLLGEVNFAITPAGANFDEGIGTGPFVLESFEPGVRTLVKRNDNYWKSDRAFVDSVETRAFNDATARVAALMSGSVHFVNRVTPSIVSRLEGASSLTINRNSGSFQVTFPGLADRAPFDNKDVRLAMKYALDREQLLNLLVQGYGQVGNDTPLFPSNRYFTTDLPSHAFDPDKALHHWRQSGMDRPIRLSTADGATFEGAVSAAELYQQSAQRAGIPLEVNRVPADGYWSEVWRQHEFCASGWSSRPTADAYLSMVNLSNAPWNEARWANEQLDQLIIAARGEQDEATRRQMYHDIQVLYQQEGSTVAPLYMDSISANRANVRGYVDVPGEVATRSVEKMWIAS